One genomic segment of Acanthochromis polyacanthus isolate Apoly-LR-REF ecotype Palm Island chromosome 9, KAUST_Apoly_ChrSc, whole genome shotgun sequence includes these proteins:
- the dusp28 gene encoding dual specificity phosphatase 28 isoform X1 codes for MLQLCKVTSALFISNARSACSDELIQQEAVTLCINVSKQQPFPSAGVTKLQIPVYDDPNEDLYRHFDRCADAIQKEANRGGRSVVYCKNGRSRSATICIAYLMKHRRLTLTEALQKVRTARHVIDPNPGFMSQLQRYEEELKRRRERSNSESEDCSCRPEVHCRGS; via the exons ATGCTGCAGCTGTGTAAGGTCACCAGCGCCCTGTTCATCAGTAACGCCCGCTCGGCCTGCAGCGACGAGCTCATCCAGCAGGAGGCGGTGACGCTCTGCATCAACGTGTCCAAGCAGCAACCGTTTCCCTCCGCTGGTGTCACCAAGCTGCAGATCCCGGTCTACGACGACCCCAACGAGGACCTCTACAGACACTTCGACCGCTGCGCTGATGCCATCCAGAAGGAGGCGAATCGTGGAGGACGCAGCGTCGTCTACTGCAAGAATGGACGCAGCCGCTCGGCCACCATTTGCATCGCCTACTTGATGAAGCACCGCAGACTGACGCTGACGGAGGCCTTACAG AAAGTGAGGACGGCTCGCCATGTGATCGATCCCAACCCCGGCTTCATGTCTCAGCTGCAGAGATACGAAGAGGAGCTGAAGAGGAGACGAGAAAGATCCAACAG
- the dusp28 gene encoding dual specificity phosphatase 28 isoform X2, whose protein sequence is MLQLCKVTSALFISNARSACSDELIQQEAVTLCINVSKQQPFPSAGVTKLQIPVYDDPNEDLYRHFDRCADAIQKEANRGGRSVVYCKNGRSRSATICIAYLMKHRRLTLTEALQKVRTARHVIDPNPGFMSQLQRYEEELKRRRERSNSLIFQ, encoded by the exons ATGCTGCAGCTGTGTAAGGTCACCAGCGCCCTGTTCATCAGTAACGCCCGCTCGGCCTGCAGCGACGAGCTCATCCAGCAGGAGGCGGTGACGCTCTGCATCAACGTGTCCAAGCAGCAACCGTTTCCCTCCGCTGGTGTCACCAAGCTGCAGATCCCGGTCTACGACGACCCCAACGAGGACCTCTACAGACACTTCGACCGCTGCGCTGATGCCATCCAGAAGGAGGCGAATCGTGGAGGACGCAGCGTCGTCTACTGCAAGAATGGACGCAGCCGCTCGGCCACCATTTGCATCGCCTACTTGATGAAGCACCGCAGACTGACGCTGACGGAGGCCTTACAG AAAGTGAGGACGGCTCGCCATGTGATCGATCCCAACCCCGGCTTCATGTCTCAGCTGCAGAGATACGAAGAGGAGCTGAAGAGGAGACGAGAAAGATCCAACAG
- the LOC110965064 gene encoding zinc finger protein 599-like, whose translation MSSTLRLFINERLTAAAEEIFSEFEKTIVWYEEEIDRQRRLLDNIWKPQIPQHTADLPRQHVFKEEEVLTTQQLCNQETDTSLDQEHLQMKEDQEELCTSQEGEQLVLKREIDDSSQHSDLPSSHYSPVDETLGLDASKLVDSGSSGNAEPNPDKRPHSNNSHGNTVDDSPVSESQCKTDTECDFCGKKFKDKYQMKRHQKTHTGVKPYACNFCGKRFCQISSLKYHIRIHTGEKPHSCDTCGKSFRRGDALTVHKRTHTGEKPYSCKTCGKRFTQNGSLSAHMSIHTGEKKYSCKTWKTFRS comes from the exons atgtcttcaacatTGAGACTTTTTATAAACGAGCGACTAACTGCTGCTGCAGAAGAAATAttctcagagtttgaaaaaactaTCGTCTGGTACGAGGAGGAGATCGaccgtcagcgcagactgctggataacatctggaaaccacagaTACCACAACACACAGCAG ATCTCCCACGGCAACATGTGTTTAAGGAGGAAGAAGTTCTTACTACCCAGCAGCTCTGTAATCAGGAGACGGACACAAGTCTGGACCAAGAGCATCTGCAGATGAAGGAGGATCAGGAGGAACTCTGTACCAGTCAGGAGGGAGAGCAGCTCGTACTGAAACGAGAGATTGATGATAGTAGTCAACACAGTGACCTGCCCTCCTCTCATTACTCTCCTGTAGATGAAACTCTAGGTCTGGATGCAAGCAAGCTGGTAGACTCAGGATCAAGCGGAAATGCTGAGCCAAACCCAGATAAGAGACCTCACAGCAACAACAGTCACGGCAACACGGTAGACGACTCTCCTGTATCTGAGAGTCAGTGTAAAACTGATACAGAATGTGActtctgtggaaaaaaattcaaagacaAGTACCAAATGAAGAGGCATCAGAAAACTCACACAGGTGTGAAACCATATGCTTGCAACTTTTGTGGGAAAAGATTCTGTCAGATATCGTCACTTAAATATCACATAAGAATTCACACGGGTGAGAAGCCACATTCTTGCGAcacatgtggaaaaagtttcagaAGGGGTGATGCTTTGACGGTCCACAAGAggactcacacaggtgagaagccgtattcttgCAAAACATGTGGTAAACGTTTCACTCAGAACGGTAGTTTGTCTGCTCACATGAGtattcacacaggtgagaagaaGTATTCTTGTAAAACGTGGAAAACGTTTCGCTCATAG
- the LOC110947364 gene encoding zinc finger protein 184-like → MSVVEVKMCSALRHFINVRLTAAAEEIFSEFEKTIVRYEEEIDRQRRLLDNIWKPQITQHTADVPRQHVCKEEEVLAEQHHCNQNRNFSWDQEDSESPLFKEEQTELCTSLDQVEPEPLQIEEEHEELCSSHKVEQLVVKLETDVCMVIPTCEESNDSEPEPSSYQVLPHTSSVGEGTDQTGSKCVKSASVRTVELKPKNGHDSNSSHSNSVDNSPISESHCDTDKEKKSVKCEVCGKGFKYRSEMKKHHRTHTGEKPYLCNTCGKRFSASSAFKKHKLIHTAEKPYACNYCGKGFTDSTAFKKHTAIHTGETPYSCKICGKFVSSNAILLAHIRTHTGEKPYVCKACRKRFNSMSALKTHMRIHTGEKPYLCNMCGKRFSDSSAFKRHTLIHTGEKPYSCKTCEKTFRHKCHLTAHMRTHTGEKPFPCETCGERFQYATTLKNHIRTHTDEKSQC, encoded by the exons ATGTCAGTAGTTGAAGTAAAAATGTGTTCAGCTTTGAGACATTTTATAAACGTGAGattaactgctgctgctgaagaaatatTCTCAGAGTTTGAGAAAACCATCGTCCGGTACGAGGAGGAGATCGaccgtcagcgcagactgctggataacatctggaaaccacagataacacaacacacagcag ACGTCCCACGGCAGCATGTCtgtaaggaggaggaggttctCGCTgaacagcatcactgtaaccaaaATAGGAACTTCAGTTGGGACCAGGAGGACTCAGAGTCTCCACTATTTAAAGAAGAACAGACAGAACTCTGCACCAGTCTTGACCAGGTGGAACCAGAACCTTTACAAATTGAAGAGGAACATGAGGAACTCTGCAGCAGTCACAAAGTAGAGCAGCTTGTAGTGAAGCTGGAGACTGATGTCTGTATGGTGATTCCTACTTGCGAGGAAAGTAACGACAGTGAACCAGAACCAAGCAGTTACCAGGTTCTCCCCCACACCTCCTCTGTAGGTGAGGGCACAGATCAGACAGGAAGCAAATGTGTAAAATCAGCATCAGTTAGAACTGTAGAGCTGAAGCCAAAGAATGGACATGACAGCAACAGCAGTCACAGTAACAGTGTGGACAACTCCCCCATATCAGAAAGTCACTGTGATACTGACAAAGAGaaaaagtctgtaaaatgtgaAGTTTGTGGAAAAGGCTTTAAGTACAGGTCAGAAATGAAGAAACACcacagaacccacacaggtgagaaaccgtacctttgtaacacttgtggaaaaagattttctgcATCATCTGCATTTAAAAAGCATAAACTGATACACACGGCTGAAAAACCGTATGCGTGTAACTATTGTGGAAAAGGTTTTACTGACTCgacagcatttaaaaaacatacagCAATCCACACAGGTGAGACACCGTATTCTTGCAAAATATGTGGTAAATTCGTCTCAAGTAATGCGATTTTGCTGGCCCACATAAGAACCCACACAGGGGAGAAGCCTTATGTTTGCAAAGCCTGCAGAAAAAGGTTCAATTCCATGTCAGCACTTAAAACacacatgagaatccacacaggtgagaagccgtaccTTTGTAACATGTGTGGGAAAAGATTTTCTGACTCATCAGCATTTAAAAGGCATACCTTaatccacacaggtgagaagccttATTCTTGTAAAACATGTGAGAAAACCTTTAGACACAAATGCCATTTAACAGCTCACATGAGAACGCACACAGGTGAAAAGCCTTTCCCCTGTGAGACCTGTGGGGAAAGATTTCAGTATGCAACAACACTAAAAAATCACATAAGAACTCACACAGATGAGAAGTCACAATGCTGA